Proteins encoded in a region of the Bradyrhizobium sp. CB3481 genome:
- a CDS encoding LysR family transcriptional regulator — protein sequence MNKASFSEAEAYLAVVDRGGFGAAARELGVTQSTISRRIAALEQRIGKRLVERTTRRVTPTEAGLAFANDLRDVLARLADAEGRVQAEGSEAEGLLRVTMPTAYGRTAVLPHLAVLAKRHPRLRFELDLSDRYADILEEGYDLAIRIAEPTQSGLVSERIDRFTLHVCASPDYMAKHPPIERPQNLAAHACIVQRTYAPRSKWRFEWSGDLIEIEIAPRIIASDMMAVRSLVLDATGVAILPSFLARDDLASGRLVEVLGEAGLPAINVYASFPHHRAGLSKIRVAVEELRRGLIK from the coding sequence ATGAATAAGGCCAGCTTTTCGGAAGCGGAGGCCTATCTCGCCGTCGTCGATCGCGGGGGCTTTGGCGCCGCCGCGCGCGAGCTCGGCGTCACCCAATCCACCATCAGCCGGCGCATCGCCGCGCTGGAGCAGCGCATCGGCAAGCGCCTCGTCGAGCGCACCACGCGCCGTGTCACCCCGACCGAGGCGGGCCTCGCATTCGCCAATGACTTGCGCGACGTGCTGGCCCGGCTCGCGGACGCCGAGGGCCGCGTGCAAGCCGAAGGCTCGGAGGCGGAAGGATTGCTCCGCGTCACCATGCCGACAGCCTACGGCCGCACCGCGGTGCTTCCGCACCTCGCCGTCCTTGCCAAGCGCCATCCGCGGCTGCGCTTCGAACTCGATCTATCGGATCGTTATGCCGACATTCTCGAGGAAGGATATGACCTCGCCATCCGGATCGCCGAGCCGACGCAGTCCGGCCTGGTGTCCGAACGCATCGACCGCTTCACGCTGCACGTCTGCGCTTCGCCCGACTATATGGCGAAGCATCCTCCGATCGAACGACCGCAGAACCTTGCCGCGCATGCCTGTATTGTGCAGCGGACCTATGCGCCACGCAGCAAATGGCGCTTCGAATGGTCGGGCGACCTGATCGAGATCGAAATCGCGCCGCGCATCATCGCCAGCGACATGATGGCAGTGCGATCGCTTGTGCTTGATGCAACGGGTGTCGCGATATTGCCGTCGTTCCTCGCGCGCGATGATCTCGCATCGGGCAGGCTCGTCGAAGTGCTCGGCGAGGCCGGCCTGCCCGCGATCAACGTCTACGCCAGCTTTCCGCATCACCGCGCCGGACTATCCAAGATCAGGGTGGCGGTCGAAGAGCTGCGGCGCGGTTTAATCAAATAA
- a CDS encoding DUF4286 family protein, whose amino-acid sequence MPMAGKGMLLTSMNIDAAHEAEFNRWYDREHLEERVAIDGFLEARRYVAHDGNPKYLSLYSTETFEVLDSPAYRTALANQTAWSKTNIARFQNMIRAVARITVSRGTGRGAALGIVRLRPPDGGEDKLRGALSEQLDPVKLDGIISMHLIESDPALSKPITDDPSAPNPGAGDWFALIDATDIGAVPAAMLRFSGNIALKPLLISSGIYRLMWDIAKSDIG is encoded by the coding sequence ATGCCGATGGCCGGAAAAGGCATGCTGCTGACGTCGATGAACATCGATGCGGCACATGAGGCCGAGTTCAATCGCTGGTACGACCGCGAGCATCTCGAAGAGCGCGTCGCCATCGACGGCTTCCTCGAAGCTCGCCGCTATGTCGCCCATGACGGCAACCCGAAATACCTCAGCCTCTACTCCACCGAAACGTTCGAGGTGCTGGACAGCCCGGCCTATCGCACGGCGCTGGCGAACCAGACGGCGTGGTCAAAGACCAACATCGCCCGCTTCCAGAATATGATTCGCGCGGTGGCGCGCATCACGGTGAGCCGCGGCACCGGCCGCGGCGCGGCGCTCGGCATTGTGCGGCTGCGTCCACCTGATGGCGGCGAGGACAAGTTGCGCGGGGCGCTCAGCGAGCAACTTGATCCCGTCAAGCTCGACGGCATCATCTCCATGCACCTGATCGAGAGCGATCCGGCGCTTTCGAAGCCGATCACCGATGATCCATCGGCTCCCAATCCCGGCGCCGGCGACTGGTTCGCGCTGATCGACGCGACCGATATCGGCGCGGTGCCGGCAGCCATGCTACGGTTTTCCGGAAATATCGCATTGAAGCCGCTGCTTATCTCGAGCGGAATTTATCGTCTGATGTGGGATATTGCGAAGAGCGATATCGGCTAG
- the pqqE gene encoding pyrroloquinoline quinone biosynthesis protein PqqE, translating into MSDILADSKTAGTAVPSDGLAVLESRRSTAETFGIPLAVLAELTHRCPLQCPYCSNPIELDRASGELTTEEWKKVLSELAEIGVLQIHFSGGEPTARKDLVELVQHATDVGLYSNLITSAVLLTKEKLSALADAGLCHVQISFQGNEPTVADRVAGLKNAHEKKLEVAKWTRELELPLTVNAVMHRQNLHQLPDIIQMAVDLDADRLEVANVQYYGWALKNRAALMPTIEQIDETSRIVEEAAARLKGILAIDYVVPDYYALRPKKCMGGWGRQFFNISPAGKVLPCHAAESITGLEFESVRSNHSIAWIWQNSEAFNRYRGTGWMPEPCKSCEFREVDFGGCRCQAFALTGDAGNTDPACTLSPRHEEIFKTAEREAAAHQDRFLYRNFAGGTLETEGEHGA; encoded by the coding sequence ATGAGCGACATTCTCGCCGACAGCAAGACAGCCGGTACCGCCGTACCCAGCGACGGGCTGGCCGTGCTGGAGTCGCGGCGCTCGACCGCGGAGACGTTCGGCATTCCGCTCGCGGTGCTTGCCGAGCTGACGCATCGCTGCCCGCTGCAATGCCCCTATTGCTCCAACCCGATCGAGCTCGACCGCGCCAGCGGCGAATTGACGACAGAAGAATGGAAGAAGGTCTTGAGCGAGCTCGCCGAAATCGGCGTGCTGCAGATCCATTTCTCCGGCGGCGAGCCGACCGCGCGCAAGGACTTGGTGGAACTCGTACAGCATGCGACCGATGTCGGGCTGTACAGCAATCTCATCACCTCGGCGGTACTGCTTACAAAAGAAAAGCTTTCAGCGCTAGCCGATGCCGGGCTGTGCCATGTGCAGATCAGTTTCCAGGGCAATGAGCCCACAGTGGCCGACCGCGTCGCCGGGCTGAAAAACGCGCATGAGAAAAAGCTTGAAGTCGCTAAATGGACACGCGAGCTCGAGCTGCCGCTGACGGTGAACGCGGTCATGCACCGCCAAAACCTGCACCAGCTCCCTGACATCATTCAGATGGCAGTTGATCTCGACGCCGACCGGCTCGAGGTCGCCAACGTCCAGTATTACGGCTGGGCCCTGAAGAACCGCGCTGCGCTGATGCCGACGATCGAGCAGATCGACGAGACCAGCCGTATCGTCGAAGAAGCGGCAGCTCGCCTGAAGGGCATTCTCGCCATCGATTATGTGGTGCCGGACTATTACGCGCTGCGTCCGAAGAAATGCATGGGCGGCTGGGGCCGGCAGTTCTTCAACATTTCGCCCGCCGGCAAGGTGCTGCCCTGCCATGCCGCTGAAAGCATCACCGGGCTCGAATTCGAATCAGTGCGCTCGAACCATTCGATCGCCTGGATCTGGCAGAACTCCGAAGCGTTCAACCGCTACCGCGGTACCGGCTGGATGCCCGAGCCGTGCAAGAGCTGCGAATTCCGCGAGGTCGATTTCGGCGGCTGCCGCTGCCAGGCCTTTGCGCTGACCGGCGATGCCGGCAATACCGACCCGGCCTGCACGCTGTCGCCGCGGCATGAAGAGATATTCAAGACAGCCGAGCGCGAGGCGGCCGCGCACCAGGACCGCTTCCTCTACCGCAATTTCGCCGGCGGCACGCTGGAGACGGAAGGCGAGCATGGCGCCTGA
- a CDS encoding MFS transporter, with protein sequence MGIVNLFGDMTYEGGGAINGQFMASLGASAAIVSITAGVGEFLGYALRSVSGYIADRTGRYWLVTFIGYAINLFAVPAMALAGNWQIAALLILAERIGRALRKPTVEAMLSYTTGKHGRGWVYGVNTALDETGATLGPLIIALVLFFRGDYRSGYALLLISSVLALGALIVARINFPVPERLEEGRTAPARELGRSYWLYMVAAACFAAGLMSYELIAYHLATAKIVTENWIPVFLAFSTGCGVIASLVLGKLYDRARLPTLLSAVFLSAFFTPFAFLGNYAAILFGMVLLGIGYATQDTLLKAVVANVLPEGKRNLAFGLFYAGYGVGWLIGSTATGLLYDQSRSALIAFAVAAQLGSLPLFVIAKRHEPRSHEAA encoded by the coding sequence ATGGGGATCGTGAACCTGTTCGGCGATATGACATACGAGGGCGGCGGAGCAATCAACGGCCAATTCATGGCCTCATTGGGAGCCAGCGCAGCCATCGTCAGCATCACGGCGGGTGTCGGCGAATTCCTGGGCTATGCGCTGCGCTCCGTCTCCGGCTACATCGCCGACCGAACGGGTCGATACTGGCTCGTCACTTTCATCGGTTACGCCATAAATCTGTTCGCCGTTCCCGCGATGGCGCTGGCTGGAAACTGGCAGATCGCAGCGTTGCTGATCCTCGCCGAGCGCATCGGCCGCGCACTGCGCAAGCCAACCGTCGAGGCCATGCTCTCCTATACGACAGGCAAGCATGGACGGGGTTGGGTATACGGCGTCAACACCGCGCTTGACGAGACCGGCGCGACGCTCGGTCCGCTCATCATCGCCCTCGTCCTGTTCTTTCGTGGCGACTACCGGAGCGGATACGCGCTGCTGCTGATTTCGAGCGTGCTGGCGCTTGGCGCACTGATCGTCGCCCGCATCAACTTTCCGGTCCCGGAGCGGTTGGAAGAAGGACGAACGGCGCCCGCGCGGGAATTGGGCCGGTCATATTGGCTTTATATGGTGGCCGCCGCCTGCTTCGCGGCCGGACTGATGAGCTATGAGCTGATCGCCTATCACCTGGCCACGGCCAAGATCGTCACTGAGAACTGGATACCGGTCTTCCTGGCTTTCTCGACAGGTTGTGGCGTGATTGCCAGCCTTGTTCTCGGCAAGCTGTACGATCGGGCCAGACTACCGACATTACTGTCGGCCGTCTTTCTGTCGGCGTTTTTCACGCCGTTTGCCTTCCTCGGCAATTACGCCGCGATTCTGTTCGGGATGGTGCTTTTGGGCATTGGCTACGCAACGCAGGACACGCTGCTGAAGGCCGTGGTCGCCAACGTTCTGCCTGAGGGAAAACGCAATCTGGCTTTCGGGCTCTTCTATGCCGGATATGGCGTCGGCTGGTTGATCGGCAGCACCGCGACGGGCCTGCTCTACGACCAGTCCCGATCTGCGCTCATTGCGTTTGCGGTCGCCGCCCAACTCGGTTCATTGCCGTTATTCGTAATTGCCAAACGGCATGAGCCTCGCTCGCACGAGGCGGCATAG
- a CDS encoding hemerythrin domain-containing protein encodes MTGNYSPGRRELMVVAAGAVASSGLILPASFARAAKRRKEHEKEREAETKVTPPEDLMREHGVLDRVLLVYEAGLERFAANQEFDPAHLVNAAEIVRDFIEDYHEKSEEQAVFPRFRKARKMVELVDTLQAQHQAGRRVTQVILQRAPGSRKDGDDRRELISSIHSFVRMYRPHAAREDTDLFPLLKDVVSPHEYDAMAEDFEKKEHQLFGEDGFEKMAHRVAELEKAIGISDLSQFTPG; translated from the coding sequence ATGACTGGCAATTATTCTCCTGGAAGACGAGAACTGATGGTAGTCGCGGCCGGAGCAGTCGCGTCCAGCGGATTGATCCTGCCGGCTTCCTTCGCGAGGGCAGCTAAGCGTCGCAAAGAACACGAAAAGGAACGCGAAGCCGAGACCAAAGTCACGCCGCCGGAAGATTTGATGCGTGAACATGGCGTGCTCGACCGCGTGTTGCTGGTCTATGAAGCGGGCCTGGAACGGTTTGCCGCAAATCAGGAATTCGATCCCGCGCATCTCGTCAACGCGGCCGAGATCGTGCGCGACTTCATCGAAGACTATCACGAGAAATCGGAAGAGCAGGCGGTGTTTCCGCGCTTTCGAAAAGCAAGAAAGATGGTCGAACTGGTCGATACGCTTCAGGCACAGCACCAGGCCGGGCGACGGGTAACCCAGGTCATTCTCCAGCGTGCGCCTGGCAGCCGCAAGGACGGCGACGACCGTCGGGAGCTGATAAGCTCCATTCATTCGTTCGTCAGGATGTACCGGCCGCATGCCGCCAGAGAGGATACGGATCTTTTCCCGCTTCTAAAGGACGTGGTGTCACCCCATGAATACGACGCCATGGCGGAGGATTTCGAGAAGAAGGAGCATCAGCTCTTCGGCGAGGATGGATTTGAAAAGATGGCCCATCGCGTTGCGGAGCTTGAGAAGGCGATCGGCATCTCCGATCTCAGTCAATTCACGCCCGGATAA
- the chrA gene encoding chromate efflux transporter: MNEEKPAGNVAEVFFAFLKLGLTSFGGPIAHLGYFRAEFVERRKWLNETSYADIVALCQFLPGPASSQVGFTLGILRGNGLLGGVAAWSAFTLPSALIMFAFALGATIFSGPFGEGVLHGLKLVAVAVVAQAIWGMAQSLVPDRARAAIALAAVAIVVFIGGSFGQIGAIALGALAGLVLCRGDGPAATGQLGFSVSHRHGIAALVLFAALFLITPLVAARTGSQGLALFDAFYRSGALVFGGGHVVLPLLQAEVVTPGWVSNADFLAGYGMAQAVPGPLFTFAAYLGAVGPAPNGLAGAVIALIALSLPGLLLVYGMLPFWDALRLRPAAQAAMRGTNAAVVGILGAALYNPVWTSAVLSPRDFAVALAGFLLLTVWKLPPWIVVVLLALAGAILRLA; this comes from the coding sequence ATGAACGAAGAAAAACCCGCGGGCAATGTCGCTGAAGTTTTCTTCGCCTTCCTCAAACTGGGACTCACATCGTTTGGCGGGCCGATCGCGCATCTCGGTTACTTCAGAGCGGAATTCGTCGAACGCCGGAAATGGCTGAACGAAACCAGCTACGCCGACATCGTCGCGCTCTGCCAGTTCTTGCCGGGGCCGGCTTCCAGCCAGGTCGGTTTCACGCTCGGCATCCTGCGCGGCAACGGCCTGCTTGGCGGCGTGGCGGCGTGGTCCGCCTTTACCCTCCCCTCCGCCCTCATCATGTTCGCTTTTGCGCTCGGCGCGACCATCTTCAGCGGACCCTTCGGCGAAGGCGTGCTGCATGGCCTCAAGCTGGTCGCGGTCGCGGTGGTCGCGCAGGCGATCTGGGGGATGGCCCAGAGCCTGGTGCCGGACCGCGCGCGGGCTGCCATCGCGCTCGCCGCCGTTGCGATCGTGGTTTTCATCGGCGGGTCGTTCGGCCAGATCGGCGCTATCGCCCTCGGCGCCCTGGCCGGGCTCGTTCTATGCCGCGGTGACGGCCCGGCCGCGACCGGTCAGCTCGGCTTTTCGGTGTCGCATCGGCACGGCATCGCCGCGCTCGTGCTGTTCGCCGCTCTGTTCCTGATCACACCGCTGGTGGCGGCCAGGACCGGCTCCCAGGGGCTTGCGCTGTTCGATGCGTTCTATCGTTCCGGCGCGCTGGTGTTCGGCGGCGGCCACGTCGTGCTGCCGCTGCTGCAGGCGGAGGTCGTGACGCCGGGCTGGGTCAGCAATGCCGATTTCCTCGCCGGCTACGGCATGGCGCAGGCAGTCCCCGGGCCACTCTTCACCTTTGCGGCCTATCTCGGCGCCGTAGGCCCCGCTCCCAATGGTCTGGCCGGAGCGGTGATTGCACTCATCGCTTTGTCGCTGCCGGGGCTGTTGCTGGTCTACGGCATGCTGCCGTTCTGGGATGCGCTGCGCCTGCGCCCGGCGGCCCAAGCCGCCATGCGCGGCACCAATGCCGCCGTCGTCGGCATTCTCGGCGCCGCGCTCTACAATCCGGTGTGGACCAGCGCCGTGCTCAGCCCGCGTGATTTCGCGGTGGCGCTGGCCGGTTTCCTGCTGCTGACGGTCTGGAAGCTGCCGCCATGGATCGTCGTCGTCCTGCTGGCCCTGGCCGGTGCCATCCTGCGGCTCGCCTGA
- the pqqC gene encoding pyrroloquinoline-quinone synthase PqqC: MTALSIGKGVTLNNAEELEAMLRHIGATRYHNLHPFHRLLHGGKLNKGQVQAWALNRYFYQSTIPLKDAMVISRFRDRATRVEWRHRIEDHDGDIGSEGGIERWLKLTEGLGLDTAYVESTQGILPATRFAVEAYVHFCRDRTPLEAIASSLTELFAPSLHEERISGMLAHYEFVNPDIMSYFKRRLTQAPRDANFALDYVRKNAKTPAEREAVANALIFKTNVLWVQLDALYHAYVDGHIPPGAFVPKGD; this comes from the coding sequence ATGACCGCATTGTCGATCGGCAAGGGCGTCACGCTAAACAACGCCGAGGAACTCGAAGCGATGCTCCGCCATATCGGCGCGACGCGCTATCACAATTTGCATCCCTTCCACCGCCTGCTGCATGGCGGCAAGCTCAACAAGGGACAGGTGCAGGCCTGGGCGCTGAACCGCTATTTCTACCAGAGCACGATCCCGCTGAAGGATGCCATGGTGATCTCGCGGTTCCGCGACCGCGCCACCAGGGTCGAATGGCGGCACCGCATCGAGGACCACGACGGCGATATCGGCAGTGAAGGCGGCATCGAACGCTGGCTGAAGCTCACCGAGGGCCTCGGGCTCGACACGGCTTACGTGGAATCGACCCAAGGCATTTTGCCCGCGACGCGATTTGCGGTGGAAGCCTATGTGCATTTCTGCCGCGACCGGACGCCGCTGGAGGCGATCGCCTCCTCGCTCACCGAATTGTTCGCGCCGAGCCTGCACGAGGAGCGTATCTCCGGCATGCTGGCGCATTACGAGTTCGTCAATCCCGACATCATGAGCTATTTCAAGCGCCGCCTGACCCAGGCTCCGCGCGATGCCAACTTCGCGCTCGACTATGTCAGGAAGAACGCAAAGACGCCGGCGGAGCGCGAGGCCGTCGCCAACGCGCTGATCTTCAAGACCAACGTGCTATGGGTTCAGCTCGATGCGCTGTACCATGCCTATGTCGACGGCCACATTCCGCCTGGCGCGTTCGTACCCAAAGGGGACTAA
- the pip gene encoding prolyl aminopeptidase: MAPDADAGKSIKRDDPFAPLTSEQLAVGDGHDIYVESVGRSGGIPAVYLHGGPGSGCQADHRRLFDPERFHAVLFDQRGAGRSRPKGSRQANTLQHLISDMEAIREKFGFERWMVVGGSWGATLALAYAQAHPGRVTGVVLRATFLGTMQEIETGFLNTLPRFYPGLYDDFISVLPKDERAQPIQSYFRRILDPSADVNIPAARAWGETERILSEHIPNRTRLDMAALSSSRNLPATPFMEAHYFSRDSFMEPNQLMREAGKLAGIPGIIVQGRYDLLCPPAISHALAAVWREAEVRFVEGAGHTLYDPGVRDAVMKAIADIASRTQK, encoded by the coding sequence ATGGCGCCTGACGCCGACGCCGGCAAATCCATCAAACGCGACGACCCGTTTGCCCCGCTGACCTCGGAGCAGCTTGCGGTCGGCGACGGCCACGACATCTATGTCGAAAGCGTCGGCCGGAGCGGCGGCATTCCCGCGGTCTATCTGCATGGCGGACCCGGCAGCGGTTGCCAGGCGGACCATCGCCGCCTGTTCGATCCGGAACGCTTTCACGCCGTGCTGTTCGACCAGCGCGGCGCGGGCCGCAGCCGCCCGAAGGGTAGCCGGCAAGCCAACACGCTACAGCATCTGATTTCGGACATGGAGGCAATCCGCGAGAAATTCGGCTTCGAGCGCTGGATGGTCGTCGGCGGCTCCTGGGGTGCGACGCTGGCGCTGGCCTACGCACAGGCCCATCCGGGCCGCGTCACCGGCGTCGTGCTGCGCGCGACCTTTCTCGGCACGATGCAGGAAATTGAAACTGGATTTCTCAACACGCTGCCAAGGTTTTATCCTGGCCTTTACGACGACTTCATTAGCGTGTTGCCGAAGGACGAACGCGCGCAGCCAATCCAATCCTACTTTCGCCGGATCCTCGATCCCAGCGCCGACGTGAACATTCCGGCAGCGCGGGCCTGGGGCGAGACCGAGCGGATACTTTCCGAACACATACCCAACCGCACGCGTCTCGACATGGCCGCGCTGAGTTCATCGCGGAACCTGCCGGCGACACCATTCATGGAAGCGCATTATTTTTCCCGTGACAGCTTCATGGAGCCGAACCAGTTGATGCGCGAAGCGGGCAAGCTGGCCGGCATCCCCGGCATCATCGTGCAGGGCCGCTACGACCTGCTGTGTCCGCCCGCGATCTCGCATGCCCTCGCCGCCGTGTGGCGCGAGGCCGAAGTCCGCTTCGTCGAGGGCGCCGGCCACACGCTATACGACCCCGGCGTCCGCGACGCGGTGATGAAGGCCATCGCTGACATCGCTTCCAGAACGCAAAAATAG
- the pqqD gene encoding pyrroloquinoline quinone biosynthesis peptide chaperone PqqD has protein sequence MALSRNISVSEASRPKLPRHARLKFDETRQVWVILAPERVLAPDEIAVEVLQLCDGVRSVAEMADQLAAKYAAPREAILTDVVAMLQDLADKGFLTEAREKTS, from the coding sequence ATGGCGCTCAGCCGCAACATCAGTGTCAGCGAGGCGAGCCGGCCGAAATTGCCGCGCCACGCCCGGCTGAAATTCGATGAGACGCGGCAGGTCTGGGTGATCCTGGCGCCGGAGCGCGTGCTGGCACCGGACGAAATCGCGGTCGAGGTGCTGCAGCTTTGCGACGGCGTGCGTAGCGTCGCCGAGATGGCCGACCAGCTCGCGGCGAAGTACGCCGCCCCGCGCGAGGCGATTTTGACCGACGTCGTCGCGATGCTGCAGGATCTCGCCGACAAGGGTTTTCTGACTGAAGCGCGTGAGAAGACGTCATGA
- a CDS encoding acyltransferase: MPPEAHRTSRVEALDLLRLAAVFGVLLYHFGFWGPASHGVPQVALPWLAPVAKYGYLGVPAFFVISGFVIAYSAEGRTATGFAIARFSRIYPTFVFCMTLTFIAIAFLGAPHFDTSLKQWLANLFIAAPALGQPYMDTSYWSLVIEVMFYAWIALLIAAGLFPRRIDAIILGGLGITFANKLSVNSPLVEKLFLTDDSGFFAVGLLIYQFYRGRRGRMLYGLLALSIGTAVFQSIQKAVKLAPHTGGVFEAWTVAAICLISIAVIFVATRIRHVPLPPAFVLAAGGLTYPLYLLHMQFGYVLFTHASANPVAMVIAIAIGMTLLAWIVWRYVERPAQRWARDFLSGRASRFGWPLKPSAPVGSGEGA; the protein is encoded by the coding sequence ATGCCGCCAGAAGCGCATCGAACGTCGCGCGTGGAAGCGCTCGATCTGCTCCGCCTTGCGGCCGTGTTTGGCGTCCTTCTCTATCATTTTGGTTTCTGGGGCCCGGCCTCGCATGGCGTGCCGCAGGTGGCGTTGCCCTGGCTAGCACCGGTTGCCAAATACGGCTATCTCGGCGTACCTGCCTTCTTTGTTATCTCTGGCTTCGTGATCGCCTATTCGGCCGAGGGTCGCACGGCAACCGGCTTTGCCATCGCCCGTTTCAGCCGCATTTATCCCACCTTTGTCTTTTGCATGACGCTCACATTCATTGCGATCGCGTTTCTGGGGGCGCCGCACTTCGATACGAGCTTGAAGCAATGGCTCGCCAATCTGTTCATCGCAGCGCCTGCGCTCGGCCAGCCCTACATGGATACGTCCTACTGGTCGTTGGTGATCGAAGTGATGTTCTATGCCTGGATCGCGCTCCTGATCGCGGCTGGACTGTTTCCGCGCCGGATAGATGCGATTATTCTGGGTGGCCTTGGCATCACCTTCGCCAACAAGCTGAGCGTTAACTCGCCGCTCGTCGAAAAGCTGTTCTTGACCGACGACAGCGGCTTCTTTGCCGTCGGGCTCCTGATCTATCAATTCTACCGCGGACGCCGCGGCCGTATGCTGTACGGCCTTCTGGCGCTGTCGATCGGCACGGCCGTGTTTCAATCCATCCAAAAGGCGGTGAAGCTGGCGCCGCATACCGGCGGCGTATTCGAGGCATGGACGGTGGCGGCGATCTGCCTTATCTCGATCGCCGTCATTTTTGTGGCAACGCGAATTCGTCACGTTCCGCTGCCGCCGGCGTTCGTGCTGGCGGCCGGCGGCCTGACCTATCCGCTCTATCTCCTGCACATGCAGTTCGGCTACGTGCTGTTCACCCACGCATCGGCCAACCCGGTGGCCATGGTGATTGCGATCGCCATTGGCATGACGCTGCTTGCCTGGATCGTGTGGCGCTATGTCGAACGGCCGGCGCAGCGCTGGGCGAGGGATTTCCTGTCGGGCCGCGCCAGCCGGTTCGGCTGGCCGCTCAAGCCGTCCGCGCCGGTCGGCAGCGGTGAGGGCGCCTAG
- a CDS encoding nitroreductase family protein: protein MTTVTQAISERRSARAYLSRSVPVDLIRGIIEIARRTPSSSNMQPWRLSVMAGPDLDRLRSAVRQSLAANPAAEGSEYKIYAPHLKDPYNRRRIKCAEDLYGTIGISRDNKMARLMQFAKNFDFYGAPVGMILSIDRTMEQGQWADVGMFLQSILLLAHERGLSACPQAAWAAMHKTVRAHLELPDEYIVFCGISLGYADPSQPINGLVTERAPFDEIAEMRGFADEVRGAEAVLSA from the coding sequence ATGACCACTGTGACACAGGCGATTTCCGAGCGCCGATCGGCGCGGGCGTATCTGAGCCGATCCGTTCCGGTCGACCTTATCCGTGGCATCATCGAGATCGCGCGGCGTACACCGTCGAGCAGCAACATGCAGCCATGGCGGCTGAGCGTGATGGCGGGCCCCGACCTCGACCGGCTGCGGAGCGCGGTCCGGCAGAGTCTCGCGGCCAATCCTGCCGCCGAGGGATCGGAGTACAAGATCTACGCCCCCCATTTGAAGGACCCTTACAACCGTCGCCGGATTAAATGCGCCGAGGATCTCTATGGAACGATTGGCATATCGCGCGACAACAAGATGGCGCGGCTGATGCAGTTTGCGAAGAATTTCGATTTCTACGGCGCGCCTGTGGGCATGATCCTGTCGATCGACCGCACCATGGAGCAGGGGCAGTGGGCCGATGTCGGCATGTTCCTGCAATCGATCCTGCTGCTTGCCCACGAGCGCGGCCTTTCGGCCTGTCCGCAGGCGGCCTGGGCGGCGATGCACAAGACGGTTCGCGCGCATCTTGAGCTGCCGGACGAATACATCGTGTTCTGCGGCATTTCACTTGGCTATGCCGACCCCTCGCAGCCGATCAACGGCCTCGTTACCGAGCGCGCTCCGTTCGACGAGATCGCGGAGATGCGGGGCTTTGCGGACGAGGTGCGAGGCGCCGAGGCCGTGCTGTCTGCCTAG